Proteins encoded together in one Rhipicephalus sanguineus isolate Rsan-2018 chromosome 9, BIME_Rsan_1.4, whole genome shotgun sequence window:
- the LOC119406035 gene encoding uncharacterized protein LOC119406035, whose amino-acid sequence MVDFLCKYIQHDVVGLISNAHLAWADWLREGVKSHMCQTLARKVSRAVDFAKLGRPENLSMSEKPAAYPDFMQKHCEKDTYLSRSALGKLYRKLGGMVLESVGPVADVQPDSRLIVEGHEEHMEVARQALARYRLRIRSLLATYGITSEIEALSGAVMTMDPRISEKHDHTDVAVVVEYQVKHIMARARDEFLEGLGTDYREAKRRASAWYCCAYEQGAQAEGFAWCVASELVHILQCAAPTDGPTRGSIRDRVTHALIPREDQADVPFKTALFNNALRLLKRWLRGNKEFLWNTDGDAAAHYLKHVARVLQKTLEQLEMNFGLARVRKQPSLVLVNILKNLVLFVNPKSGKMEFALADLAERTLFRLLYPGEAVEEDIPLESVTPVGPTQTQVVLLPMRDDDDFFLAIERQENRFRGLLRKWMQLQKVAIMIWQDARGDWFFKLMVTGSPWALDRLKQTIIHERFHDELKKILLEHDDKDVVEEKEY is encoded by the exons ATGGTCGACTTCCTGTGCAAGTACATCCAGCACGACGTTGTAGGCCTCATCAGCAACGCGCACCTTGCCTGGGCCGACTGGCTGCGCGAAGGGGTCAAGTCGCACATGTGCCAGACCCTGGCTCGCAAAGTGTCACGTGCCGTCGACTTCGCCAAACTGGGACGGCCAGAGAACCTGTCCATGAGTGAGAAGCCCGCTGCCTATCCGGACTTCATGCAGAAGCACTGTGAGAAGGACACGTACCTGTCCCGCAGTGCGCTCGGCAAACTCTACCGCAAGCTGGGCGGCATGGTATTGGAGAGCGTGGGACCCGTGGCAGACGTGCAGCCCGACTCTCGGCTCATCGTCGAGGGACACGAGGAGCACATGGAAGTCGCGAGGCAAGCTCTGGCGAGGTATCGGCTACGAATCCGGTCACTTCTGGCCACGTACGGCATCACTTCGGAGATAGAGGCGCTATCTGGTGCCGTGATGACCATGGATCCCCGCATCtctgagaagcacgaccacactGACGTGGCTGTGGTTGTGGAATATCAG GTCAAGCACATCATGGCACGTGCACGTGACGAATTCCTCGAAGGCCTTGGCACAGATTACAGGGAGGCGAAGCGTCGTGCATCGGCATGGTACTGCTGCGCCTACGAACAAGGCGCGCAGGCCGAAGGGTTTGCCTGGTGCGTGGCGAGCGAACTCGTGCACATTCTGCAGTGCGCAGCTCCGACAGACGGACCAACGAGGGGAAGTATACGAGACCGCGTAACCCACGCCTTGATTCCACGGGAGGACCAGGCGGACGTTCCTTTCAAAACTGCCCTTTTTAACAACGCCCTGAGACTTCTGAAACGTTGGCTCAGGGGCAACAAGGAATTCCTGTGGAACACTGATGGAGACGCGGCGGCTCATTACTTGAAACATGTGGCGCGCGTGTTGCAGAAAACCCTGGAACAGCTCGAGATGAACTTCGGGCTCGCGCGCGTCCGAAAGCAGCCCAGCTTGGTTCTCGTGAACATCCTCAAGAACCTGGTGCTTTTTGTGAATCCCAAAAGTGGCAAGATGGAGTTTGCCTTGGCTGACCTGGCGGAGCGGACGCTCTTCCGACTTCTCTACCCCGGCGAGGCGGTGGAAGAGGACATTCCTCTGGAGTCGGTGACACCTGTGGGACCGACGCAGACGCAGGTCGTGCTGCTGCCAATGAGAGATGACGACGACTTCTTTCTGGCGATAGAGCGACAGGAGAACCGGTTCCGGGGCCTGTTGCGGAAATGGATGCAACTTCAGAAGGTCGCGATTATGATCTGGCAGGATGCTCGAGGCGACTGGTTCTTCAAGCTCATGGTGACCGGGAGCCCGTGGGCACTTGACAGGCTAAAGCAGACCATAATCCACGAGAGATTCCATGACGAGCTCAAGAAAATCCTCTTGGAACACGATGACAAAGACGTGGTTGAAGAAAAGGAGTATTGA
- the LOC119405757 gene encoding tigger transposable element-derived protein 6-like, translated as MTRELFTQWLLQFANTMKKKQNKVLLIVDNCSAHMVNVRLSNVQLEFLPPNCTSLLQPLDQGIRCVKAEFRNRLVQRLLISIQLKPPTEVNIRRAAEMLTGSWWNVKASTISNCWRKAGLLETLLTPQDCEPTPRDCDDEAELDPELWNELTEKLPVDAAVTFEDYVDSDYAAATSAELTCKEIASQVREQDCCSSDEDDAGDAESRTTEETISSSVVVVFLEKTRSYLGCCKDVPEDILRKVADVEAYIHHHLLSTRQKKITDFFKQ; from the coding sequence atgacgcgggAACTGTTCACGCAGTGGCTGCTGCAGTTCGCcaacacaatgaagaagaaacaaaacaaggTTCTTCTAATCGTTGATAACTGCTCGGCACATATGGTGAACGTACGTTTGAGCAATGTGCAGCTTGAATTTCTGCCCCCGAATTGTACGTCTTTGCTCCAACCTTTAGACCAGGGCATAAGATGTGTGAAGGCCGAATTTCGGAATCGACTTGTGCAGCGCCTTCTCATTAGCATACAACTGAAGCCGCCCACGGAGGTCAACATTCGTCGAGCCGCAGAAATGCTGACAGGGTCGTGGTGGAACGTCAAGGCAAGCACCATTAGCAACTGCTGGCGAAAGGCAGGTCTTCTTGAGACTTTGCTTACGCCGCAAGACTGCGAGCCAACGCCACGAGACTGCGATGACGAAGCGGAGCTCGACCCAGAGCTTTGGAatgagcttaccgagaagctCCCGGTAGACGCTGCGGTAACCTTTGAGGATTACGTAGACAGTGACTACGCAGCGGCTACATCCGCAGAGCTCACCTGCAAAGAAATTGCGAGTCAAGTGCGTGAGCAAGATTGCTGTagcagtgacgaagacgacgctgGAGATGCAGAGTCTCGGACAACGGAAGAGACTATTTCCAGCTCGGTTGTTGTGGTGTTCCTTGAGAAGACCCGATCATACCTCGGGTGCTGCAAGGATGTACCTGAAGACATCCTTAGGAAGGTTGCGGACGTGGAGGCATACATTCACCATCACCTGCTTTCTACTCGCCAGAAGAAGATAACAGACTTTTTTAAGCAGTAA